A single Anabas testudineus chromosome 10, fAnaTes1.2, whole genome shotgun sequence DNA region contains:
- the grxcr1a gene encoding glutaredoxin domain-containing cysteine-rich protein 1: protein MEGTMMMAGQEKPQKRVRFRVASGNSGRVLKEMFKDEGPSDSLDSDCTSSSDAERASTPSISGDAHGHLYGYLGSELDESECEPDNLLLYAGSTKDWMFTTKRVNILSKNGTVRGVKHKVSAGQTLFENLPNFNIMGLSLEFGRIVIYTTSFRVVRTTFERCELVRKIFQNHRVKFLEKNIALDCEYGKELEERCKRVGEPPSLPVVFIDGHYLGGAEKILGMNESGELQDLLTKIERVQHPQTCQTCGGFAFVPCPMCHGSKMSVFRNCFTDSFKALKCTSCNENGLQPCVSCSQ, encoded by the exons ATGGAGGGGACCATGATGATGGCAGGACAGGAGAAGCCACAGAAGCGGGTGAGGTTCCGCGTGGCTTCTGGGAACAGCGGCCGAGTGCTAAAGGAGATGTTCAAGGATGAGGGGCCCTCAGACTCCCTGGATTCAGACTGTACCAGCAGCTCTGACGCTGAACGGGCCAGCACCCCCTCAATAAGCGGAGACGCACATGGACACCTGTACGGATACCTGGGCTCTGAGCTGGATGAAAGTGAATGTGAGCCCGACAATCTGCTCCTGTATGCAGGGTCCACCAAGGACTGGATGTTCACAACCAAGAGGGTCAACATTCTCAGTAAAAATGGGACCGTGAGGGGGGTCAAGCACAAAGTCAGCGCCGGCCAGACGCTGTTTGAAAACCTTCCCAATTTCAACATT ATGGGGTTATCTCTCGAGTTTGGGCGGATAGTGATCTACACAACAAGTTTCCGTGTGGTCAGGACGACCTTTGAGCGCTGCGAGCTGGTCAGAAAGATCTTCCAGAACCACAGGGTGAAGTTTTTGGAGAAGAACATCGCCCTGGACTGCGAGTACGGAAAAGAGCTGGAGGAGCGGTGCAAACGTGTGGGAGAACCTCCTTCGTTGCCGGTGGTGTTCATCGATGGACACTACCTTGGG GGTGCTGAGAAAATACTTGGCATGAACGAATCTGGAGAGCTTCAAGATCTTCTGACAAAAATTGAG AGGGTACAACATCCCCAAACGTGCCAGACCTGTGGGGGCTTTGCCTTCGTCCCATGCCCAATGTGCCATGGCAGCAAGATGTCTGTGTTTCGCAACTGCTTCACGGATTCCTTCAAAGCCCTCAAGTGCACTTCCTGCAACGAGAACGGCCTACAGCCCTGCGTGAGCTGCAGCCAGTGA